ATCTTCCCTGGCCCTGCACCTGACTGCTCGTGTCTCACCTGCCCCGGTGCCTCCTTCACTTATGCTCTGCCCCTGGGTCTCTCTTTGCAAGTTTACAGATTAAAGCTGAGTATTTTTTGAGGCTTTGCATCTGTCTGATTGTTTATTGCATGAgaaatccctgccctgggtcTGCAACGTgggaggctgctgtgctctgccgCTGCAGAGCAGCCGGCCCGGGgggccctgggagcagccatgAGGAGGGGGAAGCACCCACGGCTCCTTTCTCCCTGTCTTCCTGCCGGGGGGGCTTTCATTGCACATTTCAGACAGACCAAAGGTGAGAGGGGAAGAGTAAATATGGCCTGTTAAATTAAAACCAACCTCCTCCCCTGCTGTTCTCATGGTGCGGAGTCCAACATTCCCCAAATAACTCCGTCTTCCCACCAATGACATTGCTGCTGCCACTTGGCTGatgtctgcaaaaaaaaaaagctggatgGTTTCAACACAAACAGACGCtggctcttttctctttccctcctcctgctcgAGTTCCTTTAACTTCACTCCAAGATGcaaagggcaggaggaggcagctggggcgCGACggtcctgcctgtgctctgccatcCCGCAGGCACTATTGGACCCCAAAGCAGCTTCAGctgtttcctttgctgctgcctttctttcttATCACGGTCCCGTGCTCAAAACAGCCCTACTggagctgggttttgtttcctgactGAGCACAGGGTACCCAAAATGTGCTCAGCATCTGCCCTTCCAAAAAGCTCActtgtggggctgtgctgctcacagcccccTTACCAAGGGGACGGCTGTGACACGGGCGATAGATCCCCCCCGTCCTGGAGCCGTACCACAACACGCTTGCCCTGGTTTTCCCTTCCGAAGGCATTTGCCGCCGGCTGCCGTGGGATTCTTCTCCGCCGCTTTTCTCAGCGCCGAGCAGCCGCGGGCGAATGCTCAGCCGAGTGGAGGAAACAAATGAGCCCACCCTCCGCTCCCAGCTGCGTCCCACGGAGCTGGAGCGCGGCCGCCCCGAGCACACAGGGGGTTCTTCGGCCGCTGGGGTCACTGAGCAGGGTTTTGGGGCAGAGTGCCTTGTGAGAGACGTGTCCCACGGcatgctgctgtcccctccttgCGTGCCGGTCTGCAGCTCAGTTAAACGTgatcctggctgccctgaggaCCTTTGCCCAGGAACTTCAGCCAGGCCCTGCACGGGGAGACACCTCTGTCCTACCCTCTCTGGGACAAtcccaggagccagggcagctccgCCTGGCGCCAGCAGCCCTGCGGCATGGCCGGAGGAGCTCAGGCTGGTTGCTGCCTTGTTCTGCCCTGACTGAGCCCAAACCCCAGGATCCCACATGCTCATGATCCCCTGCAGCTACTTCTGCTTCTCAGTGCATGAACAGAGAACatggagccagggcagagcgAATCCCCCTCCACCTTCCCCCCCTCAGGCCACCAGCTCTAGGGTGCTGAGCAAGGTTCAGAGGCGGCTGGGGGAACAGGGCTGGCGTCTCGTTTCCGCCGCAAAACGAGTTACCTGCCCTCTTCCCGGCCCGCTTTCCCGCGCAGTTTCgatttggggattttatttcacttatttttagTTTACTTCGAGCATCCCTCCAGCCTCTACGTCGGAGAAGCGCTGGGAGCAACTGCAGCCTTCAAGGACTGGGCGGGGGTATGGGACGGATGTTCCCCGAGAGGCCCCCCCGGGATCTGCCGCGGAGCGGGAACAGCTGGGAGCGTCTCGCCGATCTTCAGCCATCGTCGGGGCTGTCTCCGGGACGGTAGCAGAACCGATCCCCGGTGGGGGGAGTTCAGCAAGAATCGGGAGTTGCCGCGGTGGGCTCGGGCGGCACCAGGGAGAGGCGGAGGTGGCTGCGGGGAAGCGGCCCGGGAGCAGTCCCGCCGCAGGCACCACGACCCCGCGGCGCCGCGCCCAGAGCGCCCCGCCAGGGTGAGAGTGTATTTGCATACCCACCCAGCGTATATTTGCATAACCGCGCCTCTAAAATCTGCATAGACACGCCCAATTACTGTCCTTATTTGGCAGGCGCCATCCCATCCCGCGCTCCGATTGGCGGCtgccggccccgcgccccgccccccTATATAGGCCGTGCGGCGGGCCCGCCGCCGTGCAGTGCGCTCAGTGCGGGTGGTGGGACGGACCCGCTGCTGCTCCCGCCGCTTCCCCGCCATGAGCAGCGGcgcgggccccgccgcccgcctgTGCCGCTTGGAGCGCGGCCCGGATGGGTACGGCTTCCACCTGCACGGCGAGAAGGGCAAGCCGGGCCAGTTCATCCGTCTGGTGGAGGCGGGTTCGCCGGCCGAGCGGTCGGGGCTGCGCGCTGGGGACCGGCTACTGGAGGTGGACGGCGAGAACGTGGAGCGGGAGAGCCATCAGCAGGTGGTGGAGCGGATCCGCGCCGCCGCCGGCACCGTCAGCCTCCTTGTCGTAGACTCGACGGCCGAGGATCAGCTGCCGAAGCGGGGCGGGGCGGGTGTCGAGCCGCCGGTGGTCGGCGGGCCGGCGGCTCCGATGCCGGCGGAGCCCGCGGCGCGGGAGCCCGGTGGTGGCGACCAGCGGGTAAATGAGCGGCCGCGGGGGACTGGGGCTCGGAAGTTTTCGGGGCAGAGACTGTTGTCCGCGGGGAGGGCTTGTGACCGGCCGCGGTCGTCGCCTTCCAGGCGAGCGAgcgggagccgcggccgccgcgTCTGCCCTGGGCGTTGTGTGTGGTTTCGGTCTcgattctttctttttttactttgctttaaaCGCGGCTCCCCAGAAGCGCCGGGTCCTGCCGCGCCCGactgctttgccttttttattttaattttttatcttttctctaAATGGTCCTGTCTCCCAGCCGTGTCAGTGACGGGCGGGGCAGGCGGGCACGCAGGGCTGGTTGGTGGTTGGACCCATAACTGAACCCGTTCAGTCCCGTGCTGCGGGGCCGGTAAAACGGGGGGGGGAAAGCAATAAGGAGAGCTTTGACGTGCAGCTGAGCCCAGAACTGGGCTGAGGGGGGCTGGCACTAACCCACcccaaaatacaacaaaaaacccGTGGCAGAGGGTGTTTTTTGGGGCTGAGACTGCAGGTATTGGTGGTAGTCACTCCTGCTTTGAGTGTGTTCAGTCTCCACTGTGGAGATAGCAGAGCTCTTCTCGGGCTGTGGGTTTGATCCTGACAGTCAGTCCCCACAAACGCTTCCTAACTCAGGAATGTCGGCCTTAAGCACGCGTGGGAGTGAGCAGTTGCACAGAGTGATGTAGAAAGGTGAGGAATTGAGAAACAGCTGACCTTTTACGCCCCAAGCGGTTCCTAAGAGACGCTCGGGGCTCTGGGAGAtaatactgctttttatttaccCAGCAAAGACGTGTTTGTTGTTACAACAGACGTGTGGAtggctccctgagcagcagtcTCTTGAGTTCCCAGTGTGAAGAACCTTCTGCGGAAATGTTATGACCTGCTCCCAGAGAAGTTGGTGCAGTGGGGCCTTCGCAGTGTTGATGTTGAACCCCAGGAAAACCTTGGTCCCTCACTGAACTGCTGTTACATAGGGTTTTGCTGAGGATTAGGTGGTTTTGAGCTGTTATCTCCTGTGGCACTTTAGCCTGTGCTTTTTCCACTGGTTGGGCTGATCcactgcagacacagctctCATCACTGCCTGGCTAAAACATCACTCTAGCACCTCCTTGATGAGTTTATTTGGGTGGGAACAGCCATGTTCTATCCCTGTGCTGTCTGTCTTGCTCACTGTCCCCTGTATTATCCCACATCCCTCACGTGTGGCCCCGtgctgggccctgctgctgccccatgCAGGGAGAATGTGCTTGCTCTCCCGTATGTCACAGTGCCAGCATTCCCTTGGGGCTAGCGAGActgtgctctgctttctgctcccaGACCTCTCTATGggctgggaaaaataaaaggggtgTTCTTAATGTAGCTCAGGTAAGTCCCCTGCCCATCTTGGGGGCTAAGGACATGCAGTCCCCAAAGAGGATGGAGCCTTCTcatgctgtggggctgctgcctaTTTGCTGTGTTGGCTGGAGTGATGGAAAGAGCTTAGGAAGCTGGAgatgccctgagcctgctcccCAAGACTGTGGGGAATCTTCAGCCAAGACTGTCACCCAAAGCCCATGAGGTAcctccagctggggctgtctcCCAAAATCTTAATTCATTTCCTAATTAAACTCCAGCTACCTCAGCGCAACACTCCCAATGCTGGGGGAACTGCTCCCTGTTACACTCTGAAACCAAGCCCTGGGAGGCTCTCCCAGGTTTTACAAGGAGGGATTCATTCAGGAAATGAATTAAGATTTTGGgagacagccccagctggggaTACCTCATGGGCTTTGGGTGACAGTCTTGGCTGAAGATTCCCCACAGTCTTGgggagcaggctcagggcacagctcatGCACAGTTACTACTGGCGGTTTCTTTGCTAGCAGTTTCTCTCCTCACTAGATCAGGAAGCAGGTGACATGGGGTGACATTGCCACAAGGCCCCAGACGGTTTCTCAACAGGTATCAGCAGGAAATCTTGTGGCTGGGGGCAGGGCCCAATGGCAAAATGGGTTTAGAGACATCGCCCAGGCCGGGCACCCACCAAGAAGGGTGGCAAGATGCTGGGTGGGATGCTGAGCCAagctggagcaggcagaaaaGGATTTCTCTCCAGTGAGGAAGGAACACTGGTGGCCTGTTTCTGGCCACCGGCAGGCAACTGGtgctggctgctccatccccctgcagccccatcaACGCTGTGGGTTGGTAGGATTTCCTGGGATCGTAGGGGAAGTGGGAGATTTGCACGTGTCAGAGTTCTGTTTGCTTTATTGGGCTGGACTTGCCTTTATTTGTTTAACAAGCCTGGAGACGCTCAAGAGCGGCTTGTGGTGAGCAATGTTTAATGTCTCTCACCTTCCTGCAGAATCCATTCTCTCTCCAAACCCTACTGAGTCCTGTGTgactggggctgccaggggtcTCAGACACCCCCACGGATCCTTGAGGCAGTTGTGGGAGACTCGTCATGGGTTCCTTTTTCATTCCTATCAAACCTTGAGTGTGCAAATCCCCCTGATGCTGTGGTGGAGGTTTTGAGCCTCCCTGGGAAGCTGGTCCACGCACTTCTGTCTGCGGTGCTGAGCCAGCGCGGTGACAGTTTCACACCCTTCAGGTCAGCCCCATTTCCTGGGGCCCTGTGCTGTGGGGGTGTCTCCCCCACCAAGAGCGGTGACAGTTTGTCTGCCTCCATCTTTATTTCCGGAGGCTGCGGCTGCTTGGGAGTGTCTTGAGAAAGTTTCATACAAGCTGCACAGTGTTCCCAGGGCAGCACCgggtgctgccagcacagtgcCCTGGTACCAGGGCAAGGCATTTGCTACCAGCCTCGGGCTTCCCTCTTGCAAATTTAGTGTTAAATTAGAGCCCTTCCTGCCAGCAAGGCTCATCCCTCCTTGTAAAACCTGGGAGAGCCTCCCAGGGCTTGGTTTCAGAGTGTAACAGGGAGCAGTTCCCCCAGCATTAGGAGCGTTGCGCTGAGGTAGCTGGAGTTTAATTAGGAAATGAATTAAATTTCCTCTCAAGGCAGCTGCatgaaaagcagctccagtCAAACAGGACGTGACAGGGATGCTGCAAGGAGGCTGCTTTGCATCCCCTTTGTATGAAGCCCGAATGTGTGCGCCAGATTTTGGGACCCGTGTGAATTTGCTGGCTCAGGCATCCTCAGAGCTCTTGTGTTTCTCTTTGAGTAACTGGGAATGTTGCTGCCTCCAGCAGGCTTGATGCTGCTTGTAGGGCTGCAGGGAATTTCCTGGGACTTGAGGCTTCAAAAGCTGTCCTGAAATTGCTATTGAGTGGCTGGGAAATGGGGAGTGAGTCGTGACATGTGTGCAGCTGGGGTCCCCACAATCCCAGGATTGCTGGTCCTGCCAGGTGGCTGAAGGTGCTGCGGAGGGAGAGGCATCTGGGTGTGCCCCAAATCCTGTTTCAGAGTAGGAACAGCAGTGCGGTGCTGCAGAAGTCCTCATCCCAAGTGGGCATCTCTGCAGACAGAGACCTCTCTGCCTTCCTTGGGTGTAGAGGAGAGGAGTGGCGTGGGATGCCTCTGCAGGGGACTGATTCCAGCTTCCCCCGCTGCCCTCCCTAACAGAGGTTGTAATTGCTTGTAACAAGGTTCTGCCAGCTAATCCCAGcgtggcaggagagctgctggcctTGCAGGACAGGATGTAGCAGCTTAGAGAAATTAGGGGTACTTCCACTGCCCAACTCCCAGCTCCATGGCTACGGGTCATCTTGGGTTGTTGGCCCCAAACCCTCTTGCCTCACGTCACTCACCTCAAAGGGGACTTTGGGGCCGAAAGGATGCCCTGCCATGGGGTGCTCACCCCATGGATGGGCAGGATAAGGCTGCTGGAGGATCAgatgcatttgttttcctctctggatGGCAGAATGATGGCTGCCGGCAGGGTTTCTGTGACTTGGGGAGGGCGCAGGCAGCCTGGTACggtgggctggaggagctgccagctgctggtgGGGGGATGCTAGGGGGCCGGGTCATGGCTTGGCCAGGCTGTCCTTGCATTGAGTGTTTCTGCCTTGGCCAGCTGCCTTTGCAGGATCAGTGCCTCCCTCACCGCCATgacctgtccctgtgtcctgaGACATCTGTCCACCCTACAGGACTTCCCATCCCCCCCAAAGATTCATGACACCAGCATCTCAGGGAGCCCAGACTGCCAGGGCTTTGTTGGTATGGGTGGGAGCAaagccctccctcctcctcctcacccagGAGCGCTGCCAGCACCGCTTGCTGGGTGCTCCCTCTGGCTTTGTCCTGAGCTATCGGCGTGGAGCAGCTCCACAGTCCTGCCAAGGGCACCCGCAGCATGGGTGCTCCAGAGCCTGAACCCTTTGCTCAGGGTtgagccagggcagggatctGGGGAGGTGCTACCttcatccagcagctcctgccttttgTCATTATTTTGGGTATTGTCTGTTCCCACCATTGCTTGGGATTTCTGCCTGGGTGGAGGATGTTATCACACCCCATGAACCTGCTGCCACCTGGGCatggggtggggatgggagggCAGAAGGGGCGAAGTCGAGGGGGTCACAATCCTCCACTCAGCCAGGGAATCCACAGCTGGGCTGTTGCACTGGTCATGTGAGGCTGACACACGTGGAGACCAAGTTCTGCATGCCAGTGCTGGGGCATCTCGGGATCACCTTCACTCCTGGCAGatgtgctgggtgctgcctgcACCTCCCTTCCCAGGGCGTTGTCAGGTCATGCTGGGGTGGTGGCCGGCCTTGACCATGAAGGAAGGTGTTGTGCAAGAGCATGGGGCTCTGTTGGGGCTTTATCAGGGCTTTATTGCAGCATTGGGCTTAGCAATTGTAAATGTGTCACCCCAGCCCATGTGGGATCCTGTGCCACACCAGTGTGTCAGATATGGGGTGTTAGCACCCCTGGACCCAGGTTTTCCCTGCTGCGGGCAAAGGTGATTTCATGTCACTCTTGTCAAGAGACAAGAGGTGCTGTGCAGGGGGTAAAGACCACTCTGGCACCGGTATGGGAGGTCAAATTCTTGCAGTGCCTGTCCTCAGTGATGCTATGGGTaccaacagagaaaaaattgcCTTGGATGAAAGATTAAATAGTAGCCCCCTTGGTGAGGAATATTCCAGCTGTTTGAGTGAGCCTTGGCTGCTGGGAGAGCCCAACCAAAGCCCAGGTTCTGGTGGTCAAGGTGGGATCAAAccattttatatataaattgtAAAAGTGGTATTGGGTGCTAGGGTCAGAGCAGGTCTGACAGTGTGTCCTGCAGGTTTGTGTCACCTGGTTCCTCTGATGCTTCCTGGACATCCCACTCCCCGCTGGGTGAGTAAAGGCAGTTCCTGTGTGCCAggctcccagggatgctcctgcttCTACCTGCTGCTCACCGTGTGGGGAGCTTAAAGGGCACCAAGGGGGCCAAGTGAattgctgccccagcagggttCTGTGGCTCCAGGTACTGGTGGATCCACAGGTCAAGGTGAAACTGGGTGCAGATGAGCTGGGTGTTGCCTCCTGGAGAGGTGAACGTCCCAGTCGCACCGCCTCAGTGGAGctggtttctgttttgcaaTCTTGGAAGGTCATGCTGGGGCGTGGAGGTGCCTCAGCATTACAGCTGCTCCATCTGGGTTCCAGCTGCCTGCCCAAGCCCTGTATGCCTCTTCCCTGCTGACAGTGGCTGTGGGGTGCTCTGGGGTGAGGCATCTCCCTGAGCCCATGGCTGGGTTTGCCATAGAGAGGGGCACTTGGCAGTGGGGTGATGCAGGGGACCTGTGCCAGCACTTGAGACCTTTCCAGTAGCCAAAGCTTCCCAAGTGGGATGGGGTGGAGTGGGGGTGCTTCCCAGCCACCTGGGCTATGTTTCCTCCTCCACCTTCATGACAGTTGCAGTCCTGATCCCAAAAGGAAGAGCGTGATCTGGGAACACACACATAATAACAAGCTTCTTCAATGTTTCACTGCAATTAGTGTGTCCTGCAcgtaattaattaattagagCCCAGGATCATAGGGTGTTTGGCACCCTGCATCCTATCTTGACGTGTCAGTGCCCACAGATGGCCACCTCAAGATGGTGTCCCTGATACTCCAGCAGTTCTCTGGGGTTCCTGGTTCTTCCCTTGGTTGTTGGGGGTCCAGGAGCAGTTCACCCACAGATTGTTCCCATTGCAGGAGGAGCTAAGACCTCGGCTGTGCCACATGAAGAAGGGCCCTGATGGCTATGGCTTCAACCTGCACAGTGACAAGAGTCGCCCAGGGCAGTACGTGCGCGCCGTCGACCCCGGCTCGCCggctgaggcagcagggctggcccccCAGGACCGCATCATCGAGGTGTGCTGGGGTGAGGGAAGATCTGTGGGGTCTCTCTGGAAAGCTTGGCACTCCCTCACATCCTGGTGCCTGGGAGACAGCTGCCCTTACCCAGGAAGGCACGTGGTGTCCCTGGTGCCACTGGTGACTCACGGCACAGCCGCCCAACCTGCACCAGCCTTCTGGTCCCCACCCACGGGTGCAGCACTGTGGAGGGCTGGGACTGAGCATTAATTAGCTGTCTGGGGGTTAATTAGCAATAGCACTGTCCCCAGGGATCCCCTGGGGTGGCgcaggctggggacaaggcTCCCAAGTCCTGCTGTCAGGCGTGACCAGGGTGGGGATGAGCTCAGGTTTGTGCCACGTGGGATGATGATCCACGAGAGCAAGGaccagctgagccccagccctgctgctcacccgggtgtggggctgctgcctctTCTGGGGTGAAGCTTGTGGGGTTTCTGGAGGTTTTGTGCCAGCCCCTGGtccatgtgctgctgggaggtcCCTGCCAGCTTTGCCCATTTGACCCCATGCCAATTACTCacaggaaaatctgcttttaatgaGGTTTTTCTGGCTTCACTGCTAATCCCTACAAGGCCACCAATGCCTGTGGGGGCTATGGGGTGGCCGTGCTGGGATTATGACTGGTACCAAGGCTGGTACCTGACCCCTCCGTGGTACTTCTGGGGGATGGATGTCCCCCAGCTCCAGTGGTGATGTGGTACCCGCAGGTGAATGGTGTGTGCATGGAGGGCAAGCAGCACAGCGATGTGGTGGCAGCCATCAAGGCGAGTGGTGACGAGAccaggctgctggtggtggACATCCTCACAGATGAGTTCTTCAAGAAGTGCAAGGTGGTGCCCTCGGAGCAGCACCTGACAGGTGGGCTGGggactgtgctgctgggaggggttTGTGCCACATCTGGTGACTCTGTGTCACCTTCTCACCGAACCTAagggtgctgagccctgggaggTGGCCTTATTACCTTGGGGCCAGGCAGAGCCACCTGGCTTTGGCGCCTCTCTGCTTGGCCAAGGGCCCCATGCAGGGCTGGTGGGGCTGACGTGGGCAGGTTTATGGCCCTGGGTTGCACTTTGGCAGGGTTTATGGCTTGGGGAGCGAACAGGCATCAGCTGCCctttgctctcctctgctgtcaCAGTGGTCCCCAGGAAGATGGGGAAGGGGTCTCACTGGGCTCCATATCATGGCTGCCATCATGGGGGTGTGTCTGGCAGCATTCCCCTGTGCCACGGGGCCTGCTGCAGCGGTTGGTTAAAAAATTCAGGACCTGGCCAGATCCTGGGCAGTGTTTTGTGAGCATTGGCCATGTACAGCCTTGGCTTGCCCTCCACTGGCAAGGGGACATAGCAAACACATCCTTACCCAATGACTGTGCCCTTATCCCACAGGTCCCCTGCCAGAACCAGTAGCCAATGGTGATGTAGGGAAGGTAAGAGCCTTGTCTTGATTTTAATTCTATCTATGACCATCGCCAGTCAGGGACCCTCCTGTTCATGTCCCCTCTGCCCATGGGTGGATGATACCACCAGATACCGCAGTGGTCTCAGCCTGCCACACAGGAGCTGGTGCCACACTGGGAAGGGAACTGGTGTCCTCCAGGAAGGGAGATGCTTGTGGTGCTGAGTGTCATGGAGGTGgctgttttcctgctctcttttGCCTTCTGATGTTACAGGGCTGGAAGCCCTTGTGCTGCAGTAGGGAAGTAGCACCCAGGCCTGCAgtcaccctcctcctcctcctccctctaAAGCCAGGGCAGTCGGGCCGGGGTTTAATCCTTCCCCGCCCTGATGTGCGTGGAGCTTGCAGGGGATTACGTGCAGGAAGGACGGATTTCATGGCCCCCTGGGTGGGACTTGCAACTCTGGAGGCTGTTGTcaagccccagggctggagctcacgctcccttcctgctcccctCAGGAAAATGGCGGAGAGCCGCGGTCCCACTCGGTGTCCGAGAGCCCGTCCAGCCCCGCGCCGGCGGCCGTGTCCCCCAACTCCAGCGAGACCCACAGCGAGGtagggctgggaatgctggggggAGGTGGTGGCTGGAAAGCAAGATCTGGGCTGAGCCCCCACCATGGGGCTGTccaggggacacacagggggGCTGACACCATCTCTCAGCCCCAACCTCATGCACAGGAGGGTGACAAACACCATTCAGCATCTGGCTCCCTCCTGGACCTTGACATCCCGCTGGCCGTGGCCAAGGAGCGGGCGCACCAGAAGCGCACCAGCAAGAGGGCCCCCCAGATGGACTGGAGCAAGAAAAATGAACTATTCAGCAACCTGTGAAGGCCCTGAGGCAGGGTGGGTGTCTTCtagcccccccagccccataCCCACCTCTCCTGCActtctctcctccctgccatgggctccTGGTCAAGATGTGGGGCTGCTCCCTACCACCCTGACCCAAGTGCTAGGCTTTGGTGGCCAGTGAGCATCCCTGCAGAGGGGTTCTGGGCTGGGGGTTCTGGGGGGGTGCCCCTTCCTGAAAGCTCATCCCCAGgatgctcctccagccctgccttgaaGCCCTGCACACCTTGGTAGGCACAAGCAGGGTTTGGGAGGGATCAAGGATTTGGGTGGCCTGATGCCTAACACTCCTGGTCCCCACtgttccctgttttttcccccaccccaaacctcaTCTCCATTTGAGATCCCCCTGCAAATTACCCTTTAACTATAAAACCTGAGGCTTTTAGTGACTTCTCCCAAACCCCACCTGCCCAGCCATTGACCACAGCCAGGGTATTTGACCCTGGCCTGGCAAGCTCCGTCC
This window of the Motacilla alba alba isolate MOTALB_02 chromosome 18, Motacilla_alba_V1.0_pri, whole genome shotgun sequence genome carries:
- the SLC9A3R1 gene encoding Na(+)/H(+) exchange regulatory cofactor NHE-RF1 isoform X1 → MSSGAGPAARLCRLERGPDGYGFHLHGEKGKPGQFIRLVEAGSPAERSGLRAGDRLLEVDGENVERESHQQVVERIRAAAGTVSLLVVDSTAEDQLPKRGGAGVEPPVVGGPAAPMPAEPAAREPGGGDQREELRPRLCHMKKGPDGYGFNLHSDKSRPGQYVRAVDPGSPAEAAGLAPQDRIIEVNGVCMEGKQHSDVVAAIKASGDETRLLVVDILTDEFFKKCKVVPSEQHLTGPLPEPVANGDVGKENGGEPRSHSVSESPSSPAPAAVSPNSSETHSEPQPHAQEGDKHHSASGSLLDLDIPLAVAKERAHQKRTSKRAPQMDWSKKNELFSNL
- the SLC9A3R1 gene encoding Na(+)/H(+) exchange regulatory cofactor NHE-RF1 isoform X2, translating into MSSGAGPAARLCRLERGPDGYGFHLHGEKGKPGQFIRLVEAGSPAERSGLRAGDRLLEVDGENVERESHQQVVERIRAAAGTVSLLVVDSTAEDQLPKRGGAGVEPPVVGGPAAPMPAEPAAREPGGGDQREELRPRLCHMKKGPDGYGFNLHSDKSRPGQYVRAVDPGSPAEAAGLAPQDRIIEVNGVCMEGKQHSDVVAAIKASGDETRLLVVDILTDEFFKKCKVVPSEQHLTGPLPEPVANGDVGKENGGEPRSHSVSESPSSPAPAAVSPNSSETHSEEGDKHHSASGSLLDLDIPLAVAKERAHQKRTSKRAPQMDWSKKNELFSNL